The following DNA comes from Streptomyces pristinaespiralis.
CGCCCTCGGCGTGCTCTTCGGCGAGTACGAGCCGGACGAGATCGCGTCCCGGCACAAGGAGTTCGGTCTGGAGGAGGGCGACTCCACGCTGTGGGTGGCCGCCGCCGACGAGCTTCCGGAGCCCGGCGAGTGGCTGAGCGTCCCCTTCGACCAGGCCGACCCGGAGCGGGTCGTCTGCCGGTTCGACGTCAGTTCCGTCTTCGACGAGGACGAACTGCGCGAGGAGCCCCTGGACCTGGACGACGAGGAGTGACCGTCCGGATCCGCGCGACCGCTCCGTATCGGTCCGTGACCGTCACGCGTGACGTGACCGTCCGCGGCACTGCGTAACCATGACCGTCCGCACGGCTGCGTGACCGCCCGGCGGATACGCGTACCACCGGGCGGATCCGGCCTTTTTCACCGGCGCTGCCCGGCCCCGGCCCCCGGCCTGCGGCGACCTCGCCGTCGCCGCAGGCCGGGGGCCGTCACTCTGCCCCGCCCGGTGCCGGTGGCTGCGGTGCCGGTTCGGCGAGCAGGCCCTCCAGCAGCGTCCGCAGCCTGGTGGTGCGCTCGGCGCCGGCCTGCTCCGCCACGGCGCGCGGCAGCGCCTGGTCCACGCCGTGCACCACCGACAGATGGCGCTCCGCCCGGCCGAAGGCCGTGTACACCCACGGCCGGCTCAGGGCCTGCGCGGCGTCGCCCGGCAGCACGACGACCACCGCCGGCCACCGCATGGCCGCCGCCTGGTGCGCGGTGAGCGCCCAGCCATGGCGCAGCGCCGATTCGACGCGCTCCCTCGGCACGACCGTCCTCGTGCCCTCGCAGTCGACGTGCAGGCCGTCGGGGCCGGCATTCACGACCGTGCCGAGGACCGTCCGGCCGAGCGAGTGCGCGTAGGCGACCCGGTCGCCCGGGTCGAAGCCGGCGAAGCGGCCGGCTCCCGGGTTCAGGCGCTGCTTCAGCGCCGCGTTGAGGGCGCGGGTGCCCGCGGAGCCGCCGTGGCCGACGGTGATCACCTGGGTCTGCTCCGTCGGAACCCCGATGGCCCGTGGGACGGAGTCCGCGACCAGCTGGACCGTACGGTGCACCGCCTCGCCGGCGTCCCGCACCGGGACGATCACGACCTCCTTGCCGGGGGCCTCCACCTGGTTCAGCTCTCCGACGCCGATGCCCGAGACCAGTTCCCCGATCGGGCCGGGGTCGGGCCTGCGGGACGCGACCTGCGGACACACCCGCGCGGCGAGGACGTCCGCGAACACCCGGCCCGCGCCCGCGCCGCCCAGCACCCCGGGGTCGCCGCCGAGCACCAGCCTGCTGCCGTCGGGCATGGACTCCACCAGCATGGCCGCGGTCTCCACGTCGAGCTGCGGGGCGTCCAGCACGACGAGCAGATCGAGCGCGAAAGCGCCGTCCTCGTCGCGGCCGGGACCTGCCGCGCCCGAGAGCAGGTCGGCGACGGTGACCGCGCCGGCGTCCGGACCGAGCCGGCGCACCCCGTTCTCCCCGTGCACCGCCACGGCCGTCCGCAGGCCCATGGCCCGGGCGCTCTCCGCGAGCTCCACCGGCTCCGCCCTGGCCGCCTCGCCGCCGGTGTGGACGACCAGACCGTGCGCGCCCGCGGCCCGCACGAGTTCGCCGCCCTCCCAGACGTCGGAAGGCCCGGTCCTGACCAGCCTCGCCAGGCCGTCCGCGAGGCTCTCCTCCGCCATCGCGTACCGGTCGAGCCCGAGCAGGACCGTGACGGATCCGTCTTCCTCCACGCCCTCCTGGAACACCAGCACCGTGCCGTCCGCGACCGCTTGCTGCACGGCCTCCTCCGGATCCGGCACCGTCCGCTCGGCGAGCGCGGCGCGCAGGGCCGCGGCTTCGAGGGCGGTGTGTCCTTGGAGCGCGGCACGCTCCAGCACCCAGGTGACGAGGGCCGACGTCCGGCGCTCGTCGCCCGGGGTCGCCTCCGCGCCGAGCAGTGCCCGCGCGAAACCATCGGCCTGCTCAGGCCGCACGCCCGGCACAGAAAGCAGCCGCCAGGGGTCCTCCGCGAGCGCTTCGCCCGCCGACTCCCCGAGCAGCTCGGCCACCTGCGGCGCGAGCGCCTCGGGCGCTCCGCCCTTGGCCAGTACGGCCCGCGCGCCGTCGAGGGCCTCCGCGGGGACGGTCGTGGCCGGCTCGGCCACCCGGGCCCGGACCGGCGGTGCGGCGACGGGAGCGGCGCGCCGCGGCTCGGGCGGGGACGAGTCGAAGTAGGCGGTGCCCGACTTCTCGCCGCTCTCCACGGCCCGCACGGCGGCGAGCAGGTCCGCGGCCTTACCGCTCAGCTTGGCCCCGCTCTCGATGGGCCTTTCCTTCTCCGCCTTGCGCTGCTCGATCCGCGCCCGAAGCTCCCGCTGCGCGGCGATCTCGGCCTCGGTCTCACTCACCGCGCCCCCGTCGCCGCCCGCCCCGGCGGCGTCCTGGGCGCCTGCGCCGGCCGACGCGGTCACGTCTTCGCCGCCGTCACCGTCCGCGCCTGCGTTCGTGTCCGCCCCGGCGGCTCCGGAGGCGTCGGCGGCATCGGTCTCGGTTGTCTCTCGGCCGTCGCCGTCCGCGGCGACATCCGACCCGGCGGCTTGCTGGGCGCCTGAGTTGCCGGCCCCGGCGGCCTCTTCGCCGTCGCCGCCGTGGCCGTGCGCGTCCGCCTCGGCGGCGTCCTGGGCGCCCGCGCCGGCCGACGCGGTCACGTCTTCGTCGACGTCCGCGTCCGCGCCTGCGTTCGTGTCCGCCCCGGCGGCTCCGGAGACGTCGGCGGCGCTCGCCCCGGCCGCCGCGTCGCCGGCGTCGGCGCGGCTCGCACCCAGGGTGCTCGCCTCGTTGTCCTCCGACACGTCACCGGCGTCGGACCCCTCCACGCCGAGCATGGCCGTATCGGCCTCGCCAGGGGCGTGGTCGCTCGCGTCTGCGCCGGCCGCGCTCGAATC
Coding sequences within:
- a CDS encoding helix-hairpin-helix domain-containing protein yields the protein MLGVEGSDAGDVSEDNEASTLGASRADAGDAAAGASAADVSGAAGADTNAGADADVDEDVTASAGAGAQDAAEADAHGHGGDGEEAAGAGNSGAQQAAGSDVAADGDGRETTETDAADASGAAGADTNAGADGDGGEDVTASAGAGAQDAAGAGGDGGAVSETEAEIAAQRELRARIEQRKAEKERPIESGAKLSGKAADLLAAVRAVESGEKSGTAYFDSSPPEPRRAAPVAAPPVRARVAEPATTVPAEALDGARAVLAKGGAPEALAPQVAELLGESAGEALAEDPWRLLSVPGVRPEQADGFARALLGAEATPGDERRTSALVTWVLERAALQGHTALEAAALRAALAERTVPDPEEAVQQAVADGTVLVFQEGVEEDGSVTVLLGLDRYAMAEESLADGLARLVRTGPSDVWEGGELVRAAGAHGLVVHTGGEAARAEPVELAESARAMGLRTAVAVHGENGVRRLGPDAGAVTVADLLSGAAGPGRDEDGAFALDLLVVLDAPQLDVETAAMLVESMPDGSRLVLGGDPGVLGGAGAGRVFADVLAARVCPQVASRRPDPGPIGELVSGIGVGELNQVEAPGKEVVIVPVRDAGEAVHRTVQLVADSVPRAIGVPTEQTQVITVGHGGSAGTRALNAALKQRLNPGAGRFAGFDPGDRVAYAHSLGRTVLGTVVNAGPDGLHVDCEGTRTVVPRERVESALRHGWALTAHQAAAMRWPAVVVVLPGDAAQALSRPWVYTAFGRAERHLSVVHGVDQALPRAVAEQAGAERTTRLRTLLEGLLAEPAPQPPAPGGAE